A genomic segment from Zerene cesonia ecotype Mississippi chromosome 5, Zerene_cesonia_1.1, whole genome shotgun sequence encodes:
- the LOC119840306 gene encoding kinesin-like protein unc-104 isoform X2, giving the protein MSSVKVAVRVRPFNSREIARECKCIIEMSGNTTVIVNPKVPPGTKESAKSFNFDFSYWSHNPSDPEFSSQIMVYKDIGEEMLQHAFDGYNICIFAYGQTGAGKSYTMMGRGEDGQEGIIPQICKDLFRRIRQTTSDDLTYSVEVSYMEIYCERVRDLLNPKNKGNLRVREHPALGPYVEDLSKLAVMSYQDIYDLIDEGNKARTVAATNMNETSSRSHAVFTIFFTQQRHDKTTNLVSEKVSKISLVDLAGSERADSTGAKGTRLKEGANINKSLTTLGKVISALAEIASKSKKSKKADFIPYRDSVLTWLLRENLGGNSKTAMIAAISPADINYDETLSTLRYADRAKQIVCKAVVNEDANAKLIRELKEEILKLRELLKAEGIEVEEGPDGRVVYEKKETREPSPIRKKSDEEAMSPKLSRAATTIAEEAVDQLQASEKLIAELNETWEEKLKRTEQIRVQREAVFAEMGLAVKEGITVGVYSPKKTPHLVNLNEDPNLSECLIYYIKDGVTRVGTAEANVPQDIQLSGSHIVSEHCIFENTDGVICLIPHRGALVYVNGREVNEPIILKTGSRVILGKNHVFRFTHPGQPREEPLNKLITDTTDTEVPEKESATENVDWDFAQCELLEKQGIDLKQEMQKRLCALEEQFRKEKEHADQQFEEQRKNYEARIDALQRQVEEQSVTMSMYSSYTPEDFHNDEDIFVNPLFETECWSAREVGLAAWAFRKWKYHQFTSLRDDLWGNAIFLKEANAISVELRKKVQFQFTLLTDTPYSPLPGELAPRDDADDEYRPSAPTVVAVEVTDTKNGATHYWTLEKLRHRLELMRQIYNMSEGAGGEEEERPASPPARADADLLQCLSAAAHHTRLSLANLLPSRQRLELMREMYHNEAELSPTSPDHNIESVTGGDPFYDRFPWFRLVGRSFVYLSNLLYPVPLIHKVAIVNEKGDVKGYLRVAVQAVVDAEKNNSEFVAGVKQSAKISFDDDIVPTRSRLKTLSTVEKNNAMNLEDRPEQDSNIKIEAELAAAECDADSGRGDSSLASELKEEELPEHLAPGREFTFRVTVLQAHSVATDYADVFCQFNFLHRNEDAFSTEPVKNAGKNTPLGFYHVQNITVPVTKSFVEYIKTQPIVFEVFGHYQQHPLHKDAKQDGPAAGRTPPRRMLPPSIPISAPVRSPKWGAASVAPPCCSSHLHSKHDLLVWFEICELAPSGDYVPAVFEHSDELPCRGLFLLHQGIQRRIRITILHEPSSDLQWTDVRELVIGRIRNTPEANEDTTDGDEDGALSLGLFPGERPNLDDRAVFRFEAAWDSSLHGSPLLNRVSANGEVVYITLSAYLEIENCGRPAIVTKDLSVVVVGREARTGRSLRRALFGSKAARADRLTGVYELSLHRALEPGVQRRQRRVLDTSGTYVRGEENLHGWRPRGDSLIFDHQKRIWRKVIYDWPLAVIDRFQWELEKMTRLEQVGRTRHFLALRERLRHGHENTIAPNDFTKTEKEVCNMAAKAASESAHEPPERWDMTPRERELATKFVKLIQGRIGSNKEVETAVSPATPVDEGVSADISTPSLLSSIHSASSFELCSPERALLEKSMSGWGCGLGAGGAPGALVGPGSGALYVPECEEVRVSAAVARRGYLNVLQHGTHGWKKRWLVVRRPYVFMYRDERDPIERALINLANAHVEYSEDQEQMVRMPNTFSVVSKERGYLLQTLGDKEVHDWLYAINPLLAGQIRCARTGRGPPGAARAGPAPAGPQRALGAPRAPHPPGAPSCPGIRGCKRSPHETPSQWSLSSFFKCVADGRVYAHRPVRAVRSARY; this is encoded by the exons ATGTCGTCTGTGAAGGTGGCGGTGCGGGTCCGCCCCTTCAACTCGAGGGAGATAGCCAGGGAGTGCAAATGCATCATCGAGATGTCCGGCAATACTACAG tTATCGTGAACCCAAAAGTACCACCTGGCACCAAGGAGAGCGCTAAAAGCTTCAACTTTGATTTCTCATATTGGTCGCACAAT CCCAGTGATCCCGAGTTCTCGTCGCAGATTATGGTCTACAAAGACATAGGGGAAGAGATGTTACAGCATGCTTTCGATG GCTACAATATATGCATTTTCGCGTACGGGCAGACGGGCGCGGGCAAGTCCTACACCATGATGGGGCGGGGCGAGGACGGCCAGGAGGGCATCATACCGCAGATATGCAAGGATCTGTTCCGGCGCATACGACAGACCACGTCGGATGATCTTACTTACTCG GTGGAGGTCTCGTACATGGAAATCTATTGCGAACGGGTCAGAGACCTATTGAACCCTAAGAACAAAGGGAACTTGCGTGTACGCGAGCACCCAGCACTCGGACCTTACGTGGAGGACCTCAGCAAACTAGCTGTTATGTCCTATCAAGATATATACGACTTAATCGATGAAGGGAATAAAGCCAG aaCCGTGGCAGCAACAAACATGAACGAGACGTCGTCTCGCTCGCACGCTGTATTCACTATCTTCTTCACACAGCAGCGGCATGATAAGACTACCAATCTAGTCTCAGAAAAG gtATCAAAAATCTCGCTAGTCGATCTAGCTGGTTCTGAACGAGCTGACTCTACGGGCGCGAAGGGAACTCGCCTGAAGGAAGGAGCCAATATTAATAAGTCGCTCACTACATTGGGAAAAGTCATATCGGCTCTTGCTGAGATC GCATCAAAGAGCAAGAAATCAAAGAAAGCGGACTTCATTCCGTACCGTGACTCGGTGCTCACTTGGTTACTAAGGGAGAACCTAGGCGGCAACTCGAAGACGGCCATGATAGCGGCCATATCGCCAGCTGATATCAACTACGACGAGACGCTCAGTACATTGAG ATACGCCGACCGCGCCAAACAAATCGTGTGCAAGGCGGTGGTCAACGAGGACGCGAACGCGAAACTCATCCGCGAACTCAAAGAGGAAATCCTCAAACTGCGCGAGTTGCTCAAGGCAGAGGGGATCGAAGTTGAAGAGG GACCCGATGGTAGAGTCGTTTACGAAAAGAAAGAGACCA GAGAGCCATCGCCGATACGCAAGAAGAGTGATGAGGAAGCGATGTCGCCGAAGCTGTCCCGCGCGGCCACCACCATCGCTGAGGAGGCCGTGGACCAGTTGCAGGCGTCGGAGAAACTGATTGCCG AATTAAACGAGACCTGGGAGGAGAAACTAAAACGCACCGAGCAAATCCGCGTGCAACGCGAAGCTGTGTTCGCCGAGATGGGGCTCGCTGTCAAGGAAGGCATCACCGTCGGAGTGTATTCGCCTAAGAAAACACCACACTTGGTCAATTTGAACGAGGACCCTAATCTATCTGAGTGcctcatttattatatcaaggATG GTGTAACTCGCGTCGGCACCGCGGAAGCGAACGTGCCCCAGGACATCCAGCTGTCCGGCTCGCATATAGTCAGCGAGCACTGCATCTTCGAGAATACGGACGGCGTCATCTGCCTCATACCGCACCGCGGCGCGCTGGTTTACGTCAACGGCCGGGAG GTGAACGAGCCGATAATCCTGAAGACGGGATCCCGGGTGATCCTGGGCAAGAACCACGTGTTCCGCTTCACGCATCCCGGTCAGCCGCGGGAGGAGCCGCTCAACAAACTCATCACAGACACTACTGACACTGAAGTGCCAGAGA AAGAAAGCGCAACCGAAAATGTGGACTGGGACTTCGCGCAATGCGAGCTCTTGGAGAAACAGGGCATCGATCTCAAACAGGAGATGCAGAAGAGACTGTGCGCGCTCGAAGAGCAGTTCCGCAAAGAGAAAGAGCACGCCGATCAGCAGTTCGAGGAGCAGAGGAAG AACTACGAGGCGCGCATCGACGCGCTGCAACGCCAAGTGGAGGAGCAGAGCGTCACCATGTCCATGTACAGCTCTTACACACCAGAAGACTTCCACAACGATGAGGATATCTTTG TAAACCCACTATTTGAGACGGAATGCTGGTCAGCTCGCGAAGTGGGTCTGGCGGCGTGGGCCTTCCGCAAGTGGAAGTACCACCAGTTCACCTCGCTACGTGACGATTTGTGGGGAAATGCTATCTTCCTCAAG GAAGCGAACGCGATATCCGTGGAGCTGCGCAAGAAGGTCCAGTTCCAGTTCACGCTGCTGACGGACACGCCGTACTCGCCGCTGCCGGGCGAGCTGGCGCCGCGCGACGACGCCGACGACGAGTACCGGCCCAGCGCGCCCACCGTCGTCGCCGTCGAGGTCACCGACACCAAGAACGGCGCCACGCACTACTGGACGCTCGAGAAGTTGCG CCATCGGCTGGAGCTGATGCGCCAGATATACAACATGAGCGAGGGCGCGGGCGGCGAGGAGGAGGAGCGGCCGGCCAGCCCGCCCGCGCGCGCCGACGCCGACCTGCTGCAGTGCCTCTCCGCCGCCGCGCACCACACGCGCCTCTCGCTCGCCAACTTGTTACCCTCGAG GCAACGTTTGGAGTTGATGCGCGAGATGTATCACAACGAAGCCGAACTGTCACCAACTTCACCAGATCACAACATCGAGTCGGTGACTGGTGGTGACCCATTCTACGACCGATTCCCATGGTTCCGTTTAGTTGGACG GAGCTTTGTCTACCTTTCGAACCTCCTGTACCCGGTTCCCCTCATTCACAAGGTGGCTATAGTGAACGAAAAAGGAGACGTGAAGGGCTACTTGCGTGTAGCCGTACAGGCGGTTGTCGACGCTGAGAAAA ATAACTCAGAATTCGTAGCGGGTGTGAAGCAGTCCGCAAAAATTTCATTCGATGACGACATCGTGCCCACTCGGTCACGATTGAAGACCTTATCCACTGTGGAGAAAAATAATGCGATGAATCTTGAAGATCGACCTGAACAAGATTCGAATATCAAAATTGAag CAGAACTAGCGGCGGCGGAGTGCGACGCGGACAGCGGGCGCGGCGACAGCTCGCTGGCGTCCGAGCTGAAGGAGGAGGAGCTGCCCGAGCACCTGGCGCCCGGCCGCGAGTTCACCTTCCGCGTCACCGTGCTGCAGGCGCACAGCGTCGCCACCGACTACGCCGACGTCTTCTGCCAGTTCAA tttCCTGCATCGCAACGAAGACGCGTTCTCAACAGAGCCAGTTAAGAACGCCGGCAAGAATACGCCCCTCGGCTTTTATCATGTGCAAAAT ATAACCGTGCCAGTAACGAAATCTTTCGTGGAATATATCAAGACCCAACCAATTGTATTCGAAGTGTTTGGACATTACCAGCAACATCCATTACACaag GACGCGAAGCAAGACGGGCCCGCAGCGGGGCGCACGCCGCCGCGGCGCATGCTGCCCCCGTCGATCCCCATCTCGGCGCCCGTGCGCAGCCCCAAGTGGGGCGCGGCCAGCGTGGCGCCGCCCTGCTGCTCCTCGCACCTGCACTCCAAGCACGACCTGCTCGTCTGGTTCGAGATCTGCGAGCTCGCGCCCAGCGGCGACTACGTGCCCGCG GTATTTGAGCACAGCGACGAGTTGCCATGCCGAGGCCTGTTCCTCCTTCACCAGGGCATACAGCGGCGCATCCGCATCACCATCCTGCACGAGCCCTCCTCCGACTTGCAGTGGACTGACGTTAGAGAGCTAGTCATTG gtcGTATCCGCAACACACCCGAGGCGAATGAAGACACCACGGACGGTGATGAAGACGGTGCCTTGTCTCTTGGCCTCTTCCCTGGAGAAAGACCTAATCTCGACGATCGAGCCGTCTTTAG GTTTGAAGCGGCGTGGGACAGCAGCTTGCACGGGTCGCCGCTACTCAACCGGGTCAGCGCTAACGGCGAAGTCGTATACATCACGCTCAGCGCTTATCTAGAG ATCGAGAACTGCGGGCGGCCGGCCATAGTGACGAAGGACCTGTCGGTGGTGGTGGTGGGGCGCGAGGCGCGCACGGGCCGCTCGCTGCGCCGCGCGCTCTTCGGCTCCAAGGCGGCGCGCGCCGACCGCCTCACCGGCGTCTACGAGCTCAGCCTGCACCGCGCGCTCGAGCCGG GAGTACAACGAAGACAACGCCGGGTGCTGGACACGAGCGGCACGTACGTGCGCGGCGAGGAGAACCTGCACGGCTGGCGGCCGCGCGGCGACTCGCTCATCTTCGACCACCAG AAACGCATTTGGCGCAAAGTGATCTATGATTGGCCGCTGGCAGTTATCGATAGATTTCAG TGGGAATTGGAGAAAATGACCCGCCTCGAACAAGTGGGTCGCACGCGGCACTTCCTCGCGCTGCGCGAGCGCTTGCGGCACGGACACGAGAATACCATTGCTCCGAATGACTTCACTAAAACCGAAAAG GAGGTGTGCAACATGGCGGCCAAGGCGGCGTCCGAGAGCGCGCACGAGCCGCCCGAGCGCTGGGACATGACGCCGCGCGAGCGCGAGCTGGCCACCAAGTTCGTCAAGCTCATACAGG GAAGGATAGGCTCGAACAAGGAGGTGGAGACAGCCGTGTCGCCGGCCACGCCGGTGGACGAGGGCGTGTCCGCCGACATCTCCACGCCCAGCCTGCTGTCCTCCATACACAGCGCTAGCAGCTTCGA GCTGTGTTCCCCCGAACGCGCGCTACTCGAAAAATCCATGTCCGGGTGGGGCTGCGGCctcggcgcgggcggcgcccCAGGGGCCCTCGTGGGGCCCGGCAGCGGGGCCCTGTACGTGCCCGAGTGTGAGGAGGTGCGCGTGTCGGCGGCCGTCGCGCGCCGCGGGTACCTCAACGTGCTGCAGCACGGCACGCACGGCTGGAAGAAGCGATGGCTG GTGGTGCGGCGGCCGTACGTGTTCATGTACCGCGACGAGCGCGACCCGATCGAGCGCGCGCTCATCAACCTCGCCAACGCGCACGTCGAGTACTCGGAGGACCAGGAGCAGATGGTGCGCATGCCCAACACCTTCAG tgtGGTGAGCAAGGAGCGCGGCTACTTGCTGCAGACGCTGGGCGACAAGGAGGTGCACGACTGGCTCTACGCCATCAATCCTCTGCTGGCGGGGCAGATAAG GTGTGCGCGCACAGGTCGCGGTCCGCccggcgcggcgcgggcgggcCCGGCGCCGGCGGGGCCCCAAC GGGCGCTGGGGGCCCCGCGGGCTCCGCACCCGCCGGGGGCCCCGTCCTGCCCGGGGATAAGGGGCTGCAAACGCTCGCCGCATGAGACACCCTCACAATGGAGTCTATCCTCGTTTTTTAAATGCGTCGCCGACGGTAGGGTCTACGCGCACAGACCGGTCCGCGCCGTGCGCTCCGCTAGATATTGA
- the LOC119840306 gene encoding kinesin-like protein unc-104 isoform X3 has product MSSVKVAVRVRPFNSREIARECKCIIEMSGNTTVIVNPKVPPGTKESAKSFNFDFSYWSHNPSDPEFSSQIMVYKDIGEEMLQHAFDGYNICIFAYGQTGAGKSYTMMGRGEDGQEGIIPQICKDLFRRIRQTTSDDLTYSVEVSYMEIYCERVRDLLNPKNKGNLRVREHPALGPYVEDLSKLAVMSYQDIYDLIDEGNKARTVAATNMNETSSRSHAVFTIFFTQQRHDKTTNLVSEKVSKISLVDLAGSERADSTGAKGTRLKEGANINKSLTTLGKVISALAEISASKSKKSKKADFIPYRDSVLTWLLRENLGGNSKTAMIAAISPADINYDETLSTLRYADRAKQIVCKAVVNEDANAKLIRELKEEILKLRELLKAEGIEVEEGPDGRVVYEKKETREPSPIRKKSDEEAMSPKLSRAATTIAEEAVDQLQASEKLIAELNETWEEKLKRTEQIRVQREAVFAEMGLAVKEGITVGVYSPKKTPHLVNLNEDPNLSECLIYYIKDGVTRVGTAEANVPQDIQLSGSHIVSEHCIFENTDGVICLIPHRGALVYVNGREVNEPIILKTGSRVILGKNHVFRFTHPGQPREEPLNKLITDTTDTEVPEKESATENVDWDFAQCELLEKQGIDLKQEMQKRLCALEEQFRKEKEHADQQFEEQRKNYEARIDALQRQVEEQSVTMSMYSSYTPEDFHNDEDIFVNPLFETECWSAREVGLAAWAFRKWKYHQFTSLRDDLWGNAIFLKEANAISVELRKKVQFQFTLLTDTPYSPLPGELAPRDDADDEYRPSAPTVVAVEVTDTKNGATHYWTLEKLRHRLELMRQIYNMSEGAGGEEEERPASPPARADADLLQCLSAAAHHTRLSLANLLPSRQRLELMREMYHNEAELSPTSPDHNIESVTGGDPFYDRFPWFRLVGRSFVYLSNLLYPVPLIHKVAIVNEKGDVKGYLRVAVQAVVDAEKNNSEFVAGVKQSAKISFDDDIVPTRSRLKTLSTVEKNNAMNLEDRPEQDSNIKIEELAAAECDADSGRGDSSLASELKEEELPEHLAPGREFTFRVTVLQAHSVATDYADVFCQFNFLHRNEDAFSTEPVKNAGKNTPLGFYHVQNITVPVTKSFVEYIKTQPIVFEVFGHYQQHPLHKDAKQDGPAAGRTPPRRMLPPSIPISAPVRSPKWGAASVAPPCCSSHLHSKHDLLVWFEICELAPSGDYVPAVFEHSDELPCRGLFLLHQGIQRRIRITILHEPSSDLQWTDVRELVIGRIRNTPEANEDTTDGDEDGALSLGLFPGERPNLDDRAVFRFEAAWDSSLHGSPLLNRVSANGEVVYITLSAYLEIENCGRPAIVTKDLSVVVVGREARTGRSLRRALFGSKAARADRLTGVYELSLHRALEPGVQRRQRRVLDTSGTYVRGEENLHGWRPRGDSLIFDHQKRIWRKVIYDWPLAVIDRFQWELEKMTRLEQVGRTRHFLALRERLRHGHENTIAPNDFTKTEKEVCNMAAKAASESAHEPPERWDMTPRERELATKFVKLIQGRIGSNKEVETAVSPATPVDEGVSADISTPSLLSSIHSASSFELCSPERALLEKSMSGWGCGLGAGGAPGALVGPGSGALYVPECEEVRVSAAVARRGYLNVLQHGTHGWKKRWLVVRRPYVFMYRDERDPIERALINLANAHVEYSEDQEQMVRMPNTFSVVSKERGYLLQTLGDKEVHDWLYAINPLLAGQIRCARTGRGPPGAARAGPAPAGPQRALGAPRAPHPPGAPSCPGIRGCKRSPHETPSQWSLSSFFKCVADGRVYAHRPVRAVRSARY; this is encoded by the exons ATGTCGTCTGTGAAGGTGGCGGTGCGGGTCCGCCCCTTCAACTCGAGGGAGATAGCCAGGGAGTGCAAATGCATCATCGAGATGTCCGGCAATACTACAG tTATCGTGAACCCAAAAGTACCACCTGGCACCAAGGAGAGCGCTAAAAGCTTCAACTTTGATTTCTCATATTGGTCGCACAAT CCCAGTGATCCCGAGTTCTCGTCGCAGATTATGGTCTACAAAGACATAGGGGAAGAGATGTTACAGCATGCTTTCGATG GCTACAATATATGCATTTTCGCGTACGGGCAGACGGGCGCGGGCAAGTCCTACACCATGATGGGGCGGGGCGAGGACGGCCAGGAGGGCATCATACCGCAGATATGCAAGGATCTGTTCCGGCGCATACGACAGACCACGTCGGATGATCTTACTTACTCG GTGGAGGTCTCGTACATGGAAATCTATTGCGAACGGGTCAGAGACCTATTGAACCCTAAGAACAAAGGGAACTTGCGTGTACGCGAGCACCCAGCACTCGGACCTTACGTGGAGGACCTCAGCAAACTAGCTGTTATGTCCTATCAAGATATATACGACTTAATCGATGAAGGGAATAAAGCCAG aaCCGTGGCAGCAACAAACATGAACGAGACGTCGTCTCGCTCGCACGCTGTATTCACTATCTTCTTCACACAGCAGCGGCATGATAAGACTACCAATCTAGTCTCAGAAAAG gtATCAAAAATCTCGCTAGTCGATCTAGCTGGTTCTGAACGAGCTGACTCTACGGGCGCGAAGGGAACTCGCCTGAAGGAAGGAGCCAATATTAATAAGTCGCTCACTACATTGGGAAAAGTCATATCGGCTCTTGCTGAGATC TCG GCATCAAAGAGCAAGAAATCAAAGAAAGCGGACTTCATTCCGTACCGTGACTCGGTGCTCACTTGGTTACTAAGGGAGAACCTAGGCGGCAACTCGAAGACGGCCATGATAGCGGCCATATCGCCAGCTGATATCAACTACGACGAGACGCTCAGTACATTGAG ATACGCCGACCGCGCCAAACAAATCGTGTGCAAGGCGGTGGTCAACGAGGACGCGAACGCGAAACTCATCCGCGAACTCAAAGAGGAAATCCTCAAACTGCGCGAGTTGCTCAAGGCAGAGGGGATCGAAGTTGAAGAGG GACCCGATGGTAGAGTCGTTTACGAAAAGAAAGAGACCA GAGAGCCATCGCCGATACGCAAGAAGAGTGATGAGGAAGCGATGTCGCCGAAGCTGTCCCGCGCGGCCACCACCATCGCTGAGGAGGCCGTGGACCAGTTGCAGGCGTCGGAGAAACTGATTGCCG AATTAAACGAGACCTGGGAGGAGAAACTAAAACGCACCGAGCAAATCCGCGTGCAACGCGAAGCTGTGTTCGCCGAGATGGGGCTCGCTGTCAAGGAAGGCATCACCGTCGGAGTGTATTCGCCTAAGAAAACACCACACTTGGTCAATTTGAACGAGGACCCTAATCTATCTGAGTGcctcatttattatatcaaggATG GTGTAACTCGCGTCGGCACCGCGGAAGCGAACGTGCCCCAGGACATCCAGCTGTCCGGCTCGCATATAGTCAGCGAGCACTGCATCTTCGAGAATACGGACGGCGTCATCTGCCTCATACCGCACCGCGGCGCGCTGGTTTACGTCAACGGCCGGGAG GTGAACGAGCCGATAATCCTGAAGACGGGATCCCGGGTGATCCTGGGCAAGAACCACGTGTTCCGCTTCACGCATCCCGGTCAGCCGCGGGAGGAGCCGCTCAACAAACTCATCACAGACACTACTGACACTGAAGTGCCAGAGA AAGAAAGCGCAACCGAAAATGTGGACTGGGACTTCGCGCAATGCGAGCTCTTGGAGAAACAGGGCATCGATCTCAAACAGGAGATGCAGAAGAGACTGTGCGCGCTCGAAGAGCAGTTCCGCAAAGAGAAAGAGCACGCCGATCAGCAGTTCGAGGAGCAGAGGAAG AACTACGAGGCGCGCATCGACGCGCTGCAACGCCAAGTGGAGGAGCAGAGCGTCACCATGTCCATGTACAGCTCTTACACACCAGAAGACTTCCACAACGATGAGGATATCTTTG TAAACCCACTATTTGAGACGGAATGCTGGTCAGCTCGCGAAGTGGGTCTGGCGGCGTGGGCCTTCCGCAAGTGGAAGTACCACCAGTTCACCTCGCTACGTGACGATTTGTGGGGAAATGCTATCTTCCTCAAG GAAGCGAACGCGATATCCGTGGAGCTGCGCAAGAAGGTCCAGTTCCAGTTCACGCTGCTGACGGACACGCCGTACTCGCCGCTGCCGGGCGAGCTGGCGCCGCGCGACGACGCCGACGACGAGTACCGGCCCAGCGCGCCCACCGTCGTCGCCGTCGAGGTCACCGACACCAAGAACGGCGCCACGCACTACTGGACGCTCGAGAAGTTGCG CCATCGGCTGGAGCTGATGCGCCAGATATACAACATGAGCGAGGGCGCGGGCGGCGAGGAGGAGGAGCGGCCGGCCAGCCCGCCCGCGCGCGCCGACGCCGACCTGCTGCAGTGCCTCTCCGCCGCCGCGCACCACACGCGCCTCTCGCTCGCCAACTTGTTACCCTCGAG GCAACGTTTGGAGTTGATGCGCGAGATGTATCACAACGAAGCCGAACTGTCACCAACTTCACCAGATCACAACATCGAGTCGGTGACTGGTGGTGACCCATTCTACGACCGATTCCCATGGTTCCGTTTAGTTGGACG GAGCTTTGTCTACCTTTCGAACCTCCTGTACCCGGTTCCCCTCATTCACAAGGTGGCTATAGTGAACGAAAAAGGAGACGTGAAGGGCTACTTGCGTGTAGCCGTACAGGCGGTTGTCGACGCTGAGAAAA ATAACTCAGAATTCGTAGCGGGTGTGAAGCAGTCCGCAAAAATTTCATTCGATGACGACATCGTGCCCACTCGGTCACGATTGAAGACCTTATCCACTGTGGAGAAAAATAATGCGATGAATCTTGAAGATCGACCTGAACAAGATTCGAATATCAAAATTGAag AACTAGCGGCGGCGGAGTGCGACGCGGACAGCGGGCGCGGCGACAGCTCGCTGGCGTCCGAGCTGAAGGAGGAGGAGCTGCCCGAGCACCTGGCGCCCGGCCGCGAGTTCACCTTCCGCGTCACCGTGCTGCAGGCGCACAGCGTCGCCACCGACTACGCCGACGTCTTCTGCCAGTTCAA tttCCTGCATCGCAACGAAGACGCGTTCTCAACAGAGCCAGTTAAGAACGCCGGCAAGAATACGCCCCTCGGCTTTTATCATGTGCAAAAT ATAACCGTGCCAGTAACGAAATCTTTCGTGGAATATATCAAGACCCAACCAATTGTATTCGAAGTGTTTGGACATTACCAGCAACATCCATTACACaag GACGCGAAGCAAGACGGGCCCGCAGCGGGGCGCACGCCGCCGCGGCGCATGCTGCCCCCGTCGATCCCCATCTCGGCGCCCGTGCGCAGCCCCAAGTGGGGCGCGGCCAGCGTGGCGCCGCCCTGCTGCTCCTCGCACCTGCACTCCAAGCACGACCTGCTCGTCTGGTTCGAGATCTGCGAGCTCGCGCCCAGCGGCGACTACGTGCCCGCG GTATTTGAGCACAGCGACGAGTTGCCATGCCGAGGCCTGTTCCTCCTTCACCAGGGCATACAGCGGCGCATCCGCATCACCATCCTGCACGAGCCCTCCTCCGACTTGCAGTGGACTGACGTTAGAGAGCTAGTCATTG gtcGTATCCGCAACACACCCGAGGCGAATGAAGACACCACGGACGGTGATGAAGACGGTGCCTTGTCTCTTGGCCTCTTCCCTGGAGAAAGACCTAATCTCGACGATCGAGCCGTCTTTAG GTTTGAAGCGGCGTGGGACAGCAGCTTGCACGGGTCGCCGCTACTCAACCGGGTCAGCGCTAACGGCGAAGTCGTATACATCACGCTCAGCGCTTATCTAGAG ATCGAGAACTGCGGGCGGCCGGCCATAGTGACGAAGGACCTGTCGGTGGTGGTGGTGGGGCGCGAGGCGCGCACGGGCCGCTCGCTGCGCCGCGCGCTCTTCGGCTCCAAGGCGGCGCGCGCCGACCGCCTCACCGGCGTCTACGAGCTCAGCCTGCACCGCGCGCTCGAGCCGG GAGTACAACGAAGACAACGCCGGGTGCTGGACACGAGCGGCACGTACGTGCGCGGCGAGGAGAACCTGCACGGCTGGCGGCCGCGCGGCGACTCGCTCATCTTCGACCACCAG AAACGCATTTGGCGCAAAGTGATCTATGATTGGCCGCTGGCAGTTATCGATAGATTTCAG TGGGAATTGGAGAAAATGACCCGCCTCGAACAAGTGGGTCGCACGCGGCACTTCCTCGCGCTGCGCGAGCGCTTGCGGCACGGACACGAGAATACCATTGCTCCGAATGACTTCACTAAAACCGAAAAG GAGGTGTGCAACATGGCGGCCAAGGCGGCGTCCGAGAGCGCGCACGAGCCGCCCGAGCGCTGGGACATGACGCCGCGCGAGCGCGAGCTGGCCACCAAGTTCGTCAAGCTCATACAGG GAAGGATAGGCTCGAACAAGGAGGTGGAGACAGCCGTGTCGCCGGCCACGCCGGTGGACGAGGGCGTGTCCGCCGACATCTCCACGCCCAGCCTGCTGTCCTCCATACACAGCGCTAGCAGCTTCGA GCTGTGTTCCCCCGAACGCGCGCTACTCGAAAAATCCATGTCCGGGTGGGGCTGCGGCctcggcgcgggcggcgcccCAGGGGCCCTCGTGGGGCCCGGCAGCGGGGCCCTGTACGTGCCCGAGTGTGAGGAGGTGCGCGTGTCGGCGGCCGTCGCGCGCCGCGGGTACCTCAACGTGCTGCAGCACGGCACGCACGGCTGGAAGAAGCGATGGCTG GTGGTGCGGCGGCCGTACGTGTTCATGTACCGCGACGAGCGCGACCCGATCGAGCGCGCGCTCATCAACCTCGCCAACGCGCACGTCGAGTACTCGGAGGACCAGGAGCAGATGGTGCGCATGCCCAACACCTTCAG tgtGGTGAGCAAGGAGCGCGGCTACTTGCTGCAGACGCTGGGCGACAAGGAGGTGCACGACTGGCTCTACGCCATCAATCCTCTGCTGGCGGGGCAGATAAG GTGTGCGCGCACAGGTCGCGGTCCGCccggcgcggcgcgggcgggcCCGGCGCCGGCGGGGCCCCAAC GGGCGCTGGGGGCCCCGCGGGCTCCGCACCCGCCGGGGGCCCCGTCCTGCCCGGGGATAAGGGGCTGCAAACGCTCGCCGCATGAGACACCCTCACAATGGAGTCTATCCTCGTTTTTTAAATGCGTCGCCGACGGTAGGGTCTACGCGCACAGACCGGTCCGCGCCGTGCGCTCCGCTAGATATTGA